aatttttaggacatccgaatatattcttttatgaaaaaatacatattttacttgacagtgcgtagcgttcaataattcgtttgcagcatctaatatacaatggcattagcaatgcagttattattcatgtatttgatccctcgacaacttctataaggaggaggccgcgctgcaacctgagcccccccccgaacaaaatttctggctacgccactgatcacCACGGAGCTACCAGGCATCTCCAAGCGGCGATCACCGACCTGCGCATTGCAGCAGACGGCGGCCTCACTCCTCCACGAGGACCTTGAGGGCCACCTGCAGGTGTTCGTCGATGGCTCCGTGGTCCCCGACACAGGCTCGTCGACGGCGGCGTGCATCATACCTGCCCTGCAGAAGAGTAGGCAGTGTCGCCTTCCAGCCCATGCGAGCTCCACAGCAGCGGAGGTAGCAGGCCTCCACCTTGCTGTCGACCTGCTCACAGAGGAACCCCCAGAGACTCCAGCAGCAAtcttctgcgactccaaggcagccctcttGAGCCTGCAGAGGCCGGAGAGGGCGAGCCTGGGGGTCGCCCTCCTCTCAACGCGACTGGCGGCACTACAGGATGCAGGTtgcccggtgtccctgcactggatccctgcTCATGTAGGCATCCCGGGCAACGAGGAGGCTGATGCCCTAGCCAAGAGTGCCCACCACGGTGACGTCCCCTTGAGTGCGGCAGTCACAGCCGCGGACTTCACGAGGCTCCGGCTTCAGCGGCATCTCCAGGTGTCCCATCCTGACAAGCGCGTGTCCTTGGGACACCCCCCACGGCAGCTACCGCAACGCGGCCTTGCACGGAGGGAGAGTTTGCTGCTACTCCGGCTGAGAATCGGCTGTTGCTGGACAGCCGCACGACGCCATCGGCTTGGCCTCATCACCTCACCTGCCTGTGCCTCCTGTGGTGAGCcagagacactggagcacctcctgctggcctgcccggcacACAACCAACCCCGTGGACTGCTCCTGCAGGAGtttcgccgccttggacttcccACCACACGACAGGAGGACATCCTCTTCCCCCGTCGAAACCACCTCCCGGCCCTGCTCAGCGTAGTTGAGTACCtggactcgtcagggctctcaaCAACTCTCGAACACCGCCAGCACACATGGATGACCTTGCGGCCATCCATGGGTGCTGGCTCCTTTCTTTGCAGGCCCTCCGGCCCTGCCCCaccaccagtggcgtagccagaaattttgttcggggggggggggggggggggggctcaggttgcagcgcggcctcctccttatagaagttgtcgagggatcaaatacatgaataataactgcattgctaatgccattgtatattagatgctgcaaacgaattattgaacgctacgcactgtcaagtaaaatatgtattttttcataaaagaatatattcggatgtcctaaaaattctggcagaaataactgatatcaatgcggccgcgtttatttttttgtctatttaataaggaaagaaaatatcacacagacattataactatatcagttcgaaaccagcaaatcagtgtatacagctgatatgaagaacgtaaaggccatgaaatgaataagttgaggacaaatattttgatgaatcttcgtcattcaagaaccttgtttacatttttgaacatatgcaacagccaggaaaaaaacctcaatgacgctgtccgtcgttacaatagattgcgcaggagcaggtgTTACCGgtagtgtattgtaattacaccgagattatactcgcaacagtgagtacaaataaaaagtaggagagagagagagagagagagaagacataagggaaaggcagggaggttaactatgctgagcccggtaggctaccctgcacgccggaagggggagaagggattgaaagagaaggaagagagaagttcacagttcacacgttgcacatttaaagttaagcgttcatcgctgagtttcgtcacaggcggtcatacaggcttgcgcacttcaaaaaacacagccgcgcctttgtagccctcgacacagcagacgcacgaggccacgcgcccaagatcgttTCCTCcataaaaggcctgtcgtctaagtgccccaaagccgtccgaagggcaatcctctcatcttcctatctgtggaagtcacataaaagtaggagttctgcaaaatatacattagaaatgcgaagatagaatggaatatacaaatgcgaagatacaactcgctaaatgGCAAAaacgagtcgctggaaacaaagttcactgcttgtatacacaacacctcgcaacgagatatttaaatatacgtctaagtctccaattaattacgtatttaagcaaacgtcactgtatattatgcgtcaaacaagacaaataaacacgtggcggagtcagagatagtaaactttgcgtacagaaagacagatgatctatgctagaacaaaactatgatcgcagaaaccgtgttatgtattcgggccatgcggcggtcgcgacagcgccatgtgggtagaataatagaggaataatgcagaaatcagtacgaaaatgtgtaatttaactgaatgcacagcagcaacaaatattctgcacccaaaattaaactgggtattgcttcggttcaaaaaagaagtaaaagcaggtagctaaaaaaggaaagaaaaagccaaactaaagccacagatgatgcggcaagttatactacccaatatccgagtgtgttttcggcaaacgccgcgtgggccgggctttcaatgagcaaggtcagtcaaaattggttattgatgtcctcgtaattatcgtattcgcatgataattttgatcatgatgctaactgctagaataaacggctaaaatgtctgcggttttaaaagctaacgaacactcatacgttttcataattacgagattatggacctgaaggaacagagctctttacttgcattgatttttgctgcttcgctatctaaaggacaaacttctctcggcggggaagttgagcgaagcggtcaatgacttcggacacgttgatgccgacgtctctgtgggtgtatagaagcaccagtctaaccatgcgttcgacagacattgtagagcgcaagtagtttttttattaaactcttgttaaaaaatattctctctgcgctggcagtggtcactggaagggtgactagaatctggaacagtttgtacacatttacatagaacctgcagtcgcaaagggagagggcatctattccggtgctaaaacctaaacacactccttctatgttgttttcatccttgtttaggtaccttgcacaaacagtaggctgttcgattccggcgatgtccgtcgtttcgtcaggacgtatggagaagcagcctacttttgcaactaggctttctttgataatttcgccacaaacttcgataatttggttttgtgcatctgtgctTAAATACCAGGCATTACTGGggaaactttccaaatggttcttcagacatgtatctccacaattagctcgtatgcgaagaagcgctctgaaaatacctgtattttcagcggggcctttgcttaaatccacaggaccctgtccctgtggccaacgagagccagaccttgtagcccgcaaaaataatttcctcaataataggccatttcctttcacctgttttctcaaattttattttgccggccctggtccagctgatcgatcacattgggcacgcgtcctgcaaatgtttggagaaaattatcagctgctagctcacagtcacggtaatatttagtattttcgtgcgtgtggaagattgcgagcgcgtgctttcatttctggaacggcttggacacgagggctcctgtgcacgcatgttggtccaagtttataacagcattaaccccataaactTCCAGAAGTGAAAATCTTtttaagcacgcctttggaaatgtcagtgcacctttcgcgtgaaaagtttatgagaacgttacacccatacagtttcggaattgaaatccatgcagtccgtagataccgcggccgctgcgagaagccgcaacgcgcccgcacgctatcgaaaagcccttgaaagttcgtgctcggatggggctccttgcgttacgtgaccccaggtgccacgaaatccaccccaggtgccatgaatccagcccgagttcgcaatgttcgtgccgaaatgtctttcgagcgtgaaaaagacattgtagacagaatgcagaatgattgaacataactcgcctacacgaacatgtcgcagcctatgacactaggacacctgaacaatggaacattccgcactcaagaacgaattatggtcaacaaatgcttcgacatacacttccgactttactcaataacctcgccttgcgagaaatagaccttctgtctttatgcagcctgcacaactactttcagtcaaactaatccttgttgtttaatgagtttgttcatatgcaatactgtatgacttttcccccctttagttgctttagtttatactgccctgaatatagtgctatgttaggtttttttctccctatatttcttcctgtttgtgtataataagactttctttatgtaatctataatgctcatgtataaattgaatattcccttgttaatgcagactacttgtttttctaattgttaaagtgtattactacctgtctcgtatacacatttttttttttttttttttgtaaattgacacctcccatctgtttactcacatgtgagcgcccgacgccctctgttgcctttgatgggtttttgggctggtcaagttgccagcgtgcaactttttatccagaaccccaccatgtaattcttttcatgggaaataaattattattattattattattattattattattattattattattattattattattattattattattcccggcgtcggtggtagttttggtcggcggtgcatgccggcacgaaaaaatttcggggggggggggggggggctgaagccccatcagcccccccccccccccctggctacgcgcctgcccaCCACCCAGCCTTGGACTGGCTGACCACACCAGGCCAGCTGCGAGCTGTCAAGGCCCTACCCTCCGGATGGCGTGACCCCGTTCCTGCCCACCGGTCTGCTTCGCCCCTGCCATGGCGACACCAACACCTTCCTCTATACCCTCCTTCTCctcccactctcccctccccgttggcgctgagccgtgctccctcaagggctgcagaagatagcgtcaacctttccctttcccaacgaaccacttagtagtgcatcggctaccacaagaccacgggGGGTTAtctaaggccgtcctggcccccaggataggcagaaccgctcgagactcggatagagtcaaaaccatgtaccaatgaagtgaatacagtcttttcCATTTTTCATCATCAGGATGCCCGCcgtcatcgccgtctcctgattcttgcggtgacgacccacctcaacCAGTCGAGATCATATCagtggccttgcagacgcgacgaagggacgAAAAGATCCCCGCTCTAGGTcgccaacaccaaaacatctccccccccccccccccccgccccttcttCAACGACATTTCCGCGGGTAAAGCACCCCCAGCCGGGCGCGTAGCcagagtacagtgtactagaagtactagtacactgtagccggatgttgggtaaatcaacttgccgcatcatctgtggctttcgtttgtccttttctttcctttttagctacatgttcctacttcttttttgaaacgaagcaatacccttctttaatttgggGCGTGTATTTAAAAAATGTATATTATTATAGTATTAAAAATGTATTTTAactgccgctgtgcaggcagttaaaatacacattttcgtattgatttctgcattctttttctattattctagccacatggtgctgtcgcgatcgcagcatggcccaaatgcatatcacgatttctgagatcatagttttgttcttgtctggatcgtctgtctttatactcgtatgcgtgaagtttactatctgtgactgcgcaacatgtttatttgtcttgtttgacgcattatatacatagtttgcacgtgcgtcacttccgcaccggtccgcgagcctgtccgccatctttaggcacctgcgggcctgcggaagcgtgctggggcaggctgcgcgcgctgacgcgttgttgatccgaagttccttctcgcgtcgtgatcatgccaatctgcgcgattttcggttgccgcacaagaagtaccactgccgcgaagccgagctacgcagaaccgggcgtaggtccacaccaagcgtaataacatggcagtgcgaacgcacaaaaTGCTGTCGGAtaaacgtcggtgcctgtggctttccgAGATAAATCGGAAGGCtctgaacaacgtgcgtgtcgtcactttgtttcgggcgagtatataacacgccaaaacactgcacatcacgcatgatcgtaaaagggcggcagcaaaagccccgtactggttggtgaccgcctcctcccacacgcatagtcacctttaccgctctgaaaaacccCCATTTTCAGTTCTGAAAAAcccccgtgtacttgtgttgtagtgcacgttaaagaactctgggcggtcaaaattatcccggaaccctccactgccgcgtgtttcacaattagatcgtacttttagcacggaaaacccccATTTTTTTTAACAGCCTACAAACTGCTTCacatcgtcatttcttggtatgtgtgcttcgcttagcgatatgctaagcaatatttgaatgtctgcatgctttcaatatagtgggctacttctatttacCGCAAGAAAATTCACATGCATGGACATGCACCTAActctaaaccaaaactcgcagaaagaaacgaacacacgttttgaagtttggggaaaaagtgcatataggtgaactATTGTGGCAAGAAACCTTTCCCTGaatgaagcagcacaaaaaatactgagatagtgTTCTCTGCCGCACGTCAAGAAACATATGCTTTgattgactcacctcgccgaggacgatggtaacacccgacgacaggcgcttcgctgcaaccttcctcatccaaccgctcgtgaagtaattgtgcaccttgagcgatttgtaagcctttatttcgttcagcgtcacgtagctcgtggacgggacaagataattaataatatccacgtacgtcgtggccgggtgtggtatccacgccaacgtgcagctagtatggatccacgccgtcgcacattccgaccttttctttgtagcgagcccgcgtcggccctacaagctcgtccatgtagaaagggcaaaattcagggctcctgacttttgccatcgcaaagctttcacgatagcaaacacgcggcgctaacacgtagaaacgaacgccgaacacaaacgcagcgggccagcggctagtagcgaggtgcctagcgatggcggacggtcggggcaggcggcggatatgacgtcacgtgcaaactatgtatacagtgacgttttcttagatacgtagatttattgcagacttatacgtatatttaaatgtcttgttgcgaggttttgtgtacacaagcagtgaacttggtttccagcgacactttcttgccgtttatcttggcatttgtatattccattctatcttcgcatttctaatgtatattttgcggaacttctgctttttatatgtactcactgttgtgactataatttcggtgcaattacaatatgcgaccggtaacagctgctcctgcgcagtccattgcaacgaaggacagcgtcattgaggtttttccctggtcgttgcatatgtacaaaaaatgtaaacaaggttgttcaATGACAAAGAttgatcaaaatatttgtcctcaacttgttcattttatggcctttacgtttttcatatcagctgcatgcactgctttgctggtttcgaactgatatagttctaaagttcgcgtgatattttctttacttattagatagaccaaaaaaaaaaaaaacgcggaagcattgatatcagctatttctgccacaattttagcatacgaagctattcttttgatatttctgccacaatacgaagctattcttttataaaacaaacacataatttacttgtcttgacagtgcgtagcgttaaataattcgttgtcagcatctaatatacaatggcattggcaatggcaatgcagttattattcatgtgtTTGATGCCGCGACAACATTTACAAGGAGGAatccgcgttgcaacttgagcccccccccccccccccccccgaacaaaatttctggctacgccactgcccccagcatcggtcaacccagccgaccagcaatGACGCAGCCACCCCCACCCTTTCGCCtttttcgtctgtcaagaacaggtgccctgtcccCACCTTCCGccctctcccccttcctcctttTTACGATGgacattttaaaagctgcacacaCTGGCACCTCCGAAGAATAACCCCTGAATAagggctccgaaacgtcgggcc
The DNA window shown above is from Dermacentor silvarum isolate Dsil-2018 chromosome 1, BIME_Dsil_1.4, whole genome shotgun sequence and carries:
- the LOC119439255 gene encoding uncharacterized protein LOC119439255; amino-acid sequence: MGRLCCLYEEVIGNPPPNTVQLPPPQRPPIAITTRRQTAASLLHEDLEGHLQVFVDGSVVPDTGSSTAACIIPALQKSRQCRLPAHASSTAAEVAGLHLAVDLLTEEPPETPAAIFCDSKAALLSLQRPERASLGVALLSTRLAALQDAGCPVSLHWIPAHVGIPGNEEADALAKSAHHGDVPLSAAVTAADFTRLRLQRHLQVSHPDKRVSLGHPPRQLPQRGLARRESLLLLRLRIGCCWTAARRHRLGLITSPACASCGEPETLEHLLLACPAHNQPRGLLLQEFRRLGLPTTRQEDILFPRRNHLPALLSVVEYLDSSGLSTTLEHRQHTWMTLRPSMGAGSFLCRPSGPAPPPVA